The nucleotide window CAGACTGGTATACCTCGAACCTGACGCCGGGCACGTCTGAGTGCGGTTGGATCTTCAACAAGACCGCCTACGGCAAACTGCCGAAGCAATACCAGGATCTGCTGACGGGCATGCGGGACGAAGTCATGGACGTGACCCAGGCTGCTTATGCGGAGCAGGACAAGAAGAACCTGCCGATGTTCGAGAAGACGATGCAGAAGATCGTCTATGACGAGGCTACGCTAGAGGCGTTCCGCAAGGTTGCCGGCCAGCCGGTCTGGGATGAGTGGATTGCGGCGAATTCCGACAAGTTCGACGCAAAAGGTGTCTTCGATGCGATCTGGCAGTATGCCGAGGAAGCAAAGGCGACGCTCAAGTAGCACGAACAATGTTGAGGGAACTCGAGTGGCGCTCGCGTCGCCCGAGTTCCCTTGTCGGTTTACTCGGGCTTGCAGGCAAAGCCGGTTGAAAGAGTTTATTTAGATGTCATTCACGACGCCGGGCTCCACGGAGCCGGACGGGTTCGCTTCGTTCATTCTGCGTGCCGACAGGTCGCTGTCGCCGATTGAGAACGCCGCAAGTTTCACCGCCGGAGCCGGCGTGTTCTTGCTCATGGCGCTTGGCGTGCTGCAAATTCTGCTGCGGAGCCTCTTCAACAGTCCGATCGTCGGCTACATCGATCTGGTCGAGCTATCGATGGCGATTTTGGCCTTTCTTGGCACCGCCTATTGCCAGCGTTTGGGCGGCCATATCCGCATGGACATCCTTGTTGGCCATCTTGAAGGACGTCTTCTCTGGTTCGTCGAGAGTGTGGGTACCCTACTGGCTCTATTCATTATCGGCGTCATCATCTGGTTCGGCTGGGACCATTTCCTGAGAGCCTATGAGCTTGGCGACACCTCCATCGATGCCGAGTTCCCGGTCTGGCCATCAAAGCTGCTGGTCCCGGTGGCCTTCGCGATCTGGTGGCTCCGCCTGGCAATCCAGCTCGTCGGCTCGTTGCGCCTGATGATCAATCCGAGCCTGGAGCCGGCCGGGGTCCTCCTGCACAAGGACGCGGCCCAACTCGCACAGGAAGAGATCCGCGAATCTCTCGGCGAAAACAAAGGAGCGGATCGATGATTATCGGCATTGGTTTCGAAGATCCTTTCCTGGTTGGCCTGATCGGTACCGGGCTGCTGTTCGTGATGGTCTTGCTGGGCGTGCGGATCGTATACGCGGCCTCGATTGTCGGGCTCCTCGGTCTGGTAGAGCTCCTGGGCTGGGCCCCGGCGGCAGGCATCGTCGGAACCATTCCGCATTCCAAATCGTCGACCTATGCGCTGAGCGTGCTCCCGCTTTTCATCCTGATCGGGTTTCTGGCCTTCCATGCCGGCATGACGCAGCAGCTTTTTGATGCGGCGCGCAAATGGATCGGCTGGGTCCCCGGCGGGCTCGCGGTCGCGACGGTGTTTGCGACCGCCGGGTTTGCCGCTGTGTCCGGTGCGTCCACGGCGACCGCGGCCGTCTTCGCGCGGGTCGCGATCCCTGACATGCTGAAACATGGCTACGACAAATCGATGGCGGCCGGCGTGGTCGCAGCGGGTGGCACATTGGCCTCGCTGATCCCGCCTTCGGCCATCCTGGTCATCTACGCGATCATCGTCGAGGAATCCGTTGGGGCCTTGCTCCTGGCAGGGTTCCTCCCGGGTCTGGTTTCCGCACTGATCTATGCTGCGATCATCATCTTCTGGGCCAAGGTCAAGAAGAATGTCGGGCCGCCGGTGCGTGGTTTCACGTTCAGCGAGCGTATCCGGTCTCTGCCGGGAGTCATGCCGATCTTCGCAGTCGTGGTGATTATCATCACGGCGATCTATGGCGGTTGGGCGACACCGACCGAGGCTGGCGCTCTCGGCGCCGCGATCGTGTTGCTGATGGCAATATGGCGCGGCGTAAGAGCGCCCTCTATCCGCGATGCGCTCATGGAGACCGCCAAGCTCACGGCGATGATCTTCGCAATGATCTGGGGCGTCCTGATCTTTGTCCGGTTCCTCGGTTTCTCCGGCCTGCCGGAAGCCTTCACCCAGTGGGTCCTGTCGCTGGATGCCGACCCCATGGTCATCATGATCTGCATCCTGCTAGCCTATGCCCTTTTCGGCATGTTTATGGATGCGATCGGTATGCTGCTCCTGACGCTGCCGGTGGTCTATCCTGCGGTCATCGCGCTCGGGTTCGATTCCATCTGGTTCGGCATCATCGTCGTGAAGATGGCGGAGGTTTGCCTGATAACACCGCCGATTGGCTTGAACTGCTTCGTGGTGAACGGTGTGCGGCCCGACATCCCGCTGACCACCGTGTTCCGCGGCATCATCCTGTTCTTTGTCGCCGATGTCATCACGATCGCGGTTCTCGTGGCCTTCCCCGAGATCATCACGTTCCTGCCAGAGCTGCTTCTTTAGCGGCACAACAAGAGGCTTGTTCGATATAGGAGCCACCCAGCCCCTGCAGCAAAAAAGGCCCTAAAAAATACCTTCTCCTCCTCAGGCAGAGGAGATTCCCTTCTCGACTTTTTGAAATTCCTTTTGGAGGACGCGGTGCTGGTTCGCTTGGGTGCGGCGCAGCAGGTTCACTTTGGCCCGGAAAGTTCCTGCGAACTCCTCGATGAGGTCTTCCTGGCCGAGGAGGATGGAGCGGAGGCCAGCGAGGACTGACGTTGAATATCGACCGGGTTCTCCTGCAGGTTCCGCGTTCGCCCGGGAAGCGTTCGAGAAGATGTCGGGCTCCGACGACATGGCCCGTCTGCAGCAGCAGCGCGGATCCTGACTTCCGATCATCGCCGACTACATGCGCATCCGCGCTGGCGAGAAGGCATTAAACTGATTCCTCGGCCGTTACCGTCAGGACAATAAGGGCGCGATGGTGGAGGTGGCCGGCCGGTTCCTCGCGC belongs to Nisaea sp. and includes:
- a CDS encoding TRAP transporter small permease produces the protein MSFTTPGSTEPDGFASFILRADRSLSPIENAASFTAGAGVFLLMALGVLQILLRSLFNSPIVGYIDLVELSMAILAFLGTAYCQRLGGHIRMDILVGHLEGRLLWFVESVGTLLALFIIGVIIWFGWDHFLRAYELGDTSIDAEFPVWPSKLLVPVAFAIWWLRLAIQLVGSLRLMINPSLEPAGVLLHKDAAQLAQEEIRESLGENKGADR
- a CDS encoding TRAP transporter large permease: MIIGIGFEDPFLVGLIGTGLLFVMVLLGVRIVYAASIVGLLGLVELLGWAPAAGIVGTIPHSKSSTYALSVLPLFILIGFLAFHAGMTQQLFDAARKWIGWVPGGLAVATVFATAGFAAVSGASTATAAVFARVAIPDMLKHGYDKSMAAGVVAAGGTLASLIPPSAILVIYAIIVEESVGALLLAGFLPGLVSALIYAAIIIFWAKVKKNVGPPVRGFTFSERIRSLPGVMPIFAVVVIIITAIYGGWATPTEAGALGAAIVLLMAIWRGVRAPSIRDALMETAKLTAMIFAMIWGVLIFVRFLGFSGLPEAFTQWVLSLDADPMVIMICILLAYALFGMFMDAIGMLLLTLPVVYPAVIALGFDSIWFGIIVVKMAEVCLITPPIGLNCFVVNGVRPDIPLTTVFRGIILFFVADVITIAVLVAFPEIITFLPELLL